Proteins co-encoded in one Meiothermus sp. genomic window:
- a CDS encoding S41 family peptidase: MKRRAWIIVVGGILAALVYAQLSGGVAESFNRNPYGQALIQTYQLLQTQYLTRLEPDQLNRVLEGGIRGMLGALDDEFTSYSPPQRANLRNQDIQGEFFGIGATLAPNENGGGARVQGVIRGLPAFNAGIRAGDIIVEVNGQDVTKLDLNEIVAQIRGPQNTKVTIGIRREGTNAILRFEMIRQRVEIISVSKTILPGNVGYVALETFGNVRVIEQLNAALNEMKQRGVQKLVFDLRDNGGGLLDQGCQVARAFIREGPIVYTRTRNETRLYCEANGQVTWSGPMVVLINGNSASASEIVAGAMQDTGRAKVIGETSFGKGVGQNVIDLANGGDLTLVTFEWLTPKRRGINKEGIKPDIEVKDTRFEVPVAFEGTGAKPGETVTITIGGQTFTTKADAQGKFNFSQPRPAVNLPAERGQAEVDLNKDAILRRALEELR, translated from the coding sequence ATGAAGCGCAGAGCCTGGATAATTGTGGTGGGTGGTATTCTGGCCGCCCTGGTCTATGCCCAGCTTTCAGGGGGGGTCGCCGAGTCCTTCAACCGCAACCCCTACGGACAAGCCCTGATTCAAACCTATCAACTTTTGCAAACCCAGTATCTAACTCGCCTCGAGCCCGACCAGCTCAACCGTGTGCTCGAGGGCGGCATACGGGGCATGCTGGGCGCACTAGACGACGAGTTTACCAGCTACTCCCCGCCCCAACGGGCCAACCTGCGCAACCAGGATATCCAGGGTGAGTTCTTTGGCATTGGCGCGACCCTGGCCCCCAACGAAAACGGGGGTGGCGCACGGGTGCAGGGGGTTATCCGGGGTCTGCCGGCCTTCAATGCCGGCATCCGGGCCGGGGATATCATCGTCGAGGTCAACGGTCAGGACGTTACCAAGCTCGATCTGAACGAAATTGTGGCCCAGATTCGGGGGCCGCAAAACACCAAGGTCACCATCGGCATCCGCCGGGAAGGCACCAATGCCATCCTGCGCTTCGAGATGATCCGGCAGCGGGTGGAGATTATCTCGGTCTCCAAGACCATCCTGCCCGGCAACGTGGGGTACGTGGCACTGGAAACCTTCGGCAATGTGCGGGTCATCGAGCAGCTCAATGCGGCCCTGAACGAGATGAAGCAGCGGGGTGTGCAAAAGCTGGTCTTCGACCTGCGCGACAACGGCGGCGGTCTGCTGGATCAGGGCTGCCAGGTGGCACGGGCCTTTATCCGCGAGGGGCCTATCGTATACACCCGCACCCGCAACGAGACCCGGCTCTACTGCGAGGCCAACGGCCAGGTCACCTGGAGCGGGCCCATGGTGGTGCTGATCAACGGCAACTCGGCCTCGGCTTCGGAGATTGTGGCGGGGGCCATGCAGGACACCGGGCGGGCCAAGGTGATCGGCGAGACTTCCTTTGGCAAGGGTGTGGGGCAGAACGTGATTGACCTGGCCAACGGCGGCGACCTGACCCTGGTCACCTTCGAGTGGCTCACCCCCAAGCGCCGGGGTATCAACAAAGAAGGCATCAAGCCCGACATCGAGGTCAAGGACACCCGCTTTGAGGTGCCGGTGGCCTTCGAGGGCACCGGGGCCAAGCCCGGCGAGACCGTGACCATCACCATTGGCGGCCAGACCTTTACCACCAAGGCCGACGCTCAGGGCAAGTTCAACTTCAGCCAGCCCCGGCCCGCGGTCAACCTGCCTGCCGAGCGCGGCCAGGCTGAGGTAGACCTGAACAAAGATGCCATCCTGCGGCGAGCCTTGGAAGAGCTAAGGTAA